tcattcttttgaatatATCCAATGTGTCTGCATTTGGAAAAAATGAGGCAAATCTAATTCCCTAGGCTGTAAATCACTCCAATGTGGAGGGAAGCGTGTTAGCTGGTTGTATTACAAAGCCTTTACTTCATATTTAATAggcacctgcaattccagcattaTACAAAGCTCTCTACTTTGCAAATCTTTAAAACCCCACTTAATTTCCAGCACCGATTTCCTGCAATCTAAGAGCTTATGAAGGGTTCACTGTGTTCATACAGATCTATGCAAAATGTGCCGGAGCTTCCTTGTCTGTGATGGCATTCATCTGGAGGTGAATCCCAAACTTCTATCACTGGCAAGCTTATTTCCGACTAAAATAAATACTCTCAGGATGGAAACTAGAGATGAGGAATTGAAGAAAATGAGGCAAAGTAACTAGCAGGGGGAAAGATGCGTGCAAACAACAACTCAGTAACAATTCTTCATACCGTGCAGTAAAGCTTAAAGATTCCTGCCACCCATCACATCCTCAATATTACACAAGGGATTAGAGAGTTTCTTAAGCAACTGCTGAGAGATTGAAAAAGGCTTGGAACTGGATATTAGCAAGGCTTCGCATAACGCAAATGTAAAGATGGTTCGATAGCCAAAACTGTGAAAGTATGTTAAATGGAAGATATTGTGCAAGCaagaaaaaaactgacaaaattaCCAGTCTTGTCTCTAGTCTAGCTCATATAATTAAAAGCCTACACATGTCATGTAGCATGCAACGATGTCCAATTAAGAACAGGTATGTTTCTTTCATCCCATATGCTGGAATAATCTgtataaaatgaataagaaacacTCAGATGTGCTTTCTGATCCTGCCTAAATTTACATCTTCACTGCTCTTATATGTTGCTTCACATACATCATTCTCAATGCAATACATGCTTGTGTACTGGTAAAGATGATCAGAAAATGTTTTCACAGGTCTTActgtatatacatgtaaaaatgGGTAGCTAATGAGTGCTTAGGGGTTCTGACTTTTTGAGAATTCTATACTATAGCTGAGAAAGCTTCACTAATTCTGCCACCATTCTTATCTATAGAGGAAACACTGATTATAAGATAAAATAtgtgtgaaaaattaaaaattagatttttttcatccaCTTTATTTCAGTCATAACACTTTACTATTGAAAGAAAGACAGTTGTTTAACTCGTATAGGgatttcaaattttaatgaaTCTTGGCTTACGGAAAAAGGGAATATAAGTCTAAAGCGAAATGTCAATCATGGTAATGTATCTTTCAAGTTCTATGTTTCTGATGACTGACAGACCGATAGGTTTGTATAAACAAAGGCAAAAAGGCAAGTGTTCCTTTCCAAATGAAATGTTTGACAGATTGAGCAGTTATCGGAACTAACTGATGGAATCTTAAACACTGGAGAGTGTGTAGTACCTCCTTATATACATGCGAGATCATACTTCTACACTTTACCTACATTGACTGCAACAGTGGTATTTGTTTTTCAGGGATGATCTCACTTAAAAGCTCTCAGTTTTGTAGCATTACTACTTAGAACCTCAGACTTCAGTACCTGCGCGAACCTGATCGTCCTTTCTTGGTTTGCAGTCCCAAATCCTCACTGTCAAACTTAAGGGCTATGGTATGCACAAACTGAGAAAATGAgtgttaagaaataaaattcccACAATTTACAATTATTTTTCCCAAAGAAGCTAATGTGTGAGACACTATCTGAATGACTAATATTATTAAGAAGGCAATTTATGATTATATCACACTACGTGCAAATACCTGATTCCATGCATACAGGCTTACGCTTCGAGGATTTTAAGTGGCAGCAGTAAACAGCTCACTAGATTTGGccttgttttattctgttttgttcacAAATACACAAACTCTAAGCCTTTATCTTTAGCTAAGCCGAACCAGAAACATCAAATCGGGAAATGGAGCCCAATGCTGCACAAACACGTACCCTTAGACAGATGGAAAAATACAAGATTAAGCTTTGGGCGCCTGATAAAAAACGATCAGTGTCCTCTAACCAAAGAACTTAGAAAATGAAGACTGTGGAGAGTAAAAGTAATTGCAGAAATTGCACTTATACAGAAATATGATCTAAACACATGGCTCTCATACCTTCATCTACAAAACAGTGTATCCGAGCAATAATGcattaaaatgtcatttgtacTAGTTAGGGTGTAATTACAGATTTGATATAAGTCACAATGAATGGTGAAGAAATCTCATTCTAAATTTGAGTTCTTTCACTccatcttatttttctattttatgacttttaattTATGCTATGCTAACAAGTAAATTATAGTTTGCAATTAAACAGAAAGGGTattcacatttcaaaataaaatggaatattgTCACCATTGAAAAATGCAAGAttattccctttttctttttgcagtggtaTAATATGAGCATTGCACACTTCAGGCCagtgatctctcactgaactctaTCCACAGGCAGGCAAGTAATTTTAATCAGCCAATACCTGTTCTGTCATAATATAGGCATGACTAGTCAGACcatgagaaaaaggaaagcacagTTCTGGTGTTATAATTgtattaaatttagaaaatggggaaaaaattagaaaatgggaCAGTAGATTATTTTATCGAGATAAATTTCCTGCCTTCTCATAAACATTCTGTAGGTAGTCACACCCTAATAAAGCATGTTTAATACaatgacatttgttttttttttccttaagcttATTAGAGATGAATGAAACAATATATTCtgaccttcataggaatatcaagtggataaaaaaaaaccaaaccacaaacaaaacatcaaacgTCCCTGTTAAAAATCCAAGAGCAAATGTAGCCACCGTGAATAACTCATCTTTCTCTTAGAAGTCTGAGTCAGTCTCCAAGGgggttttcttttgcttcctaaATATGAAAACTGACATCACAACCAAAGGAAGTAATAAAGGGAGAAGCTACAGCATTAAAAGTCacaattttcaaaatcatttgatATGGAGGTAGAGACAATGTTTCATGATGCACCTCCTCTCCAGTCACGACTGCTTCTGTGTTCTAATATACAGTAGCTGGAAACATGCTGAAGTTTAGGCAGGCCTCACACCAGACTCTCAATTGCATTTGTGTCTTTCTGAATATTCTAAACATCAGCACTGTCACCATCTTCTGTGTTCCACATGTCATAATAACGTTGCAGCGCTGATTGTGGTGGATTactcaaaaatgaaaagtaatcaCAAAAGTAATATGCTATCTCTAAATGATTGGGAATTGAAGCAATTCCCTTTGCAACTGTAAAAGCACACACACCCACTTGAGTACAGCGTGTCTACACATTCTCGATGTATAAATTCTTCATTCTATACATAAATGTGCATCTGAGCAAATACTTTAAAGCATAACAGTTAAAGTGAGGATGTTTAAGCTGGAAAATGAACATCTCACTTAGGAAATTAAACATGCCTGTTTATCCAGAACCAAACTCTGGTGGAGCTCTTACAGGCTGTTTGATGAATTGAAGAACTTGTCAAATGTAAATAGAGCACTGTTCtttatgtttacattttcctttattcCCACACTCCTGCTGGAGAAAACAAAGCACATGGGACCAAGAAAATTAATTCCCCAAATGCTGTCAACCAAGTTAGGAAGCAGCAATAAACAGCTTACTATAAAGCCTCCAGCTACAATAAAACAGCTGTCAATAAATGGGCACAGTTGACATGTTCTGAAACAGGACTGTTGGATACGATGGtatgagaggaaagggagggcatTTCTTGTTCTAATATGTTAAGGCTGAATGGAACTTAGAAGCAGAAGAACGCACTGTCACATAGGAAACTGTTAGCTGGTTCCCTTTCCAGGTCTGACCCAGTAGCAATGCATCAGAATTGGTCTAGAAGAATCGCAAACCCTGTTTCAAGAGAGAATGCACTATTTCTGAGACATATGTCAATCtgaaaatctatattttaaactCTTCTATGTCAATGGAagctctccttctgctccccttcTGCTTTTAGACAAAACCAAGAGGAACTTTATTGTGAAGTGACCAGGTGAAATTTGCTGTGTTGACACTGCAGCAGGGAATTGTATTTTGATCCTTAACTGAGAAGTGATGAAGACACAATCCTGTGCCTAAAACTGCACATTCTTAGTTGGGAAACACAGaggatacttttaaaattatcaagTGATAGAGTTGCTATTCTGATATTGAAATGATAGGGTTGTTAccctgaaatttaaaaaaggctTAGTAAGATAGAGTCAATAGAGGGATGGAAATTGCGATGACCTCATGCATCACTTGGAAACACCGAGAGAAATAGCAAGGAAGAATGTGTCAGACAAACTGGGGTCTCTGCACCACAGACCAGATCAGGATACAGAAACCAGAATGCATGTTCATATAGACAATACAAAGTAGAGGGACTTAAATTTGTTAACCTTTTATTTAAGATTCTTGCATGTTCCACACTTCAGTTAGCACCATAAAGTAAAAAGGAGTTCTGTTAAAGGCAATCGTGCCTACTTtactaaaaaaaatcttcacataCTATGTATTAGTCTAAAAATTCACTTGATAGAATTTGtagtaataaaatttatattttcaaagtcatAAACTGTGGAACTCCAGTTTGTATAAAGGTTTCTAGTTGAAACAGAGgagttaaaaagaaacaaaaacacctaTTGGTTCTAGATTATCAAAACATCTTAGAGAGCTATTATAGAGTTCAGCGAACACAATTTTGAGAAGCTATTTATAATTTATGTCTTTCATCATAGGAAATAGCCCTTCCCCCTTAACATTGTATCCATGTCTTGGTATGCTGCCATTCCCTACCTTTTTACTTCCAAGAGTTAATTATCAAGTATGATTATtacgtttttattttttattttgaaagtagcTAAAACATATCAGCATTATCACTTTAATTGCTCTTTATCGTGGGAGATTTCGCACTAGTTTTCAACATCAGAATGTGTACAAGAAAGCTGCAAAATACCTCATGGTTAAAAGGTATATACTGTCATTTCAGTTAGGGAGTTGCTCAGCATTCTGAGAGCAAGTTCATGGAAAgtaaagaaatgttttctcaTGATAAATGAAGTTTCATCAGATATTTCCAAAGCTTTGTTGAAACACATCTGACTGGCATTTATGCCTTTGTATAATATTTAAGTTCACTAAGTTTTGGAAAATCAGAGGATGTCGGCCTATACCTAACTAGCAATGCCCATGGCACTGACACGAAAGAAATGATAATGCTAGGAAATAGATGGGTAATTCTCCATGGGAAACCAGTTTCTCATCTCATATGAAAAGTTTCAGGTCAcactagtttgtttttcttttttcaggtaatgataaaaaaaatcctatcaaAAGTACACAGTATagattttaataaagtaaaaatcaaacttttgttcttttcttcattgaAATAGCAACTTCTTAAGAGCagttagttttattatttttcttaccataaataaactatttaacaattttttaaaaactttgataTCTTTAGATGATTTCCAAATTTTAAAGCACCACTATTTTCTCAAATGCTAATAAGATTAGCACAAAACCAAGCTGTGCTTCTGACTTCCACGtatttctaataatctaataGACTCCTCTGGTACTTCAAAACTGATTTTGTCATTTTAGGTTATTATATCCTGTGCATTTCAGCTTTAAGCATATGTGAGTCTACAATgctttatgtatttaatatttcaaatgaggattttattttcataatcatAGGCATTATACTTAATATTCATGGAGGAAGGACCTGTGTGATTCATTGACAAAATCACTTTCATGATACCTTATTGTCATGAAGTCTTAATGTCATTACAGAGCAGCTACTAAATCTAAAAGGGGAAACAGTTTCCATAAGATGCACTACTCTACCacaacttcagaaaaaaataaacaaaacaacaacaacaacaacaataacaaaacccctCTTGACTTTCCAAAGACTCACCAATAACTGCCAAGACAATTATACAAGTGAATTTTGTTTCACTTCATTTTCTGAGACCTATGTTCCTAAGAGTTAGCAGTGTGGTGGATGGGCCACCAGCAGAGGTGGACCCCTAACAACAGACAGAGCTTGACTTCCAAAATCCTAGAAAGCTGACATGCTCAGGGGAACTCACTAAAGAGCAAGCAAATGAACTTAAATGCTAGTTGCTACAGAGGAACTATCATTAAATAAAAGGTATCTTTGGCTGTACTACCAGCTTgatccttccctcccccctttctcctaGCTCCTGCAGGATTGGCACATGGCCAGCACAAGGGACATGATACCCTAGTGCCATCTACAGGCTATTATCGACATTCAAATTTAGTGGCAACAGACAAGcaccaaagaaataaattagaCAGCACTGCATTTAAATCTTTATTAACAAGGAATTATTAGACCTAAGAAAAACTAATTCTGGATTTGGTTGAAATGTGAGTCTCTCAGCCTCTTAATCCCTCTTCATATGGCATATTTCACAGTTTAAAATGAGTTATGACAGATCACTTATGCATTACTAAGATGAAGAAGTATTTACAatggattctttcttttctctataaattAGTATTATTAGAGCATTCCTTTTTTCATCTTCATATTTGGCCATTATGAACACTGAAAATCTTTCTAAGAAAGACCCAATTTTctatattacaataaaataactttaaatcaAAGATTATACTTCCTATATGGCTTCGATGCAATCACTCGACAGTCATGTGCTTCACAGCTGATGTACATTTAATATCCTACTCTTTTTTTCAAGAGTCTAAAAAAAACATTAACCCCTTTAGCAACCACAGCTCCAGTGTAATTGGTGTCGGACCTTCAAACGTCACTTAAACTTGATATTTGAAGGTGACTTTTTAGATCAAAAGGTAATGTGAAAAATCTTGAAGCGGGCAATTTGGAAACCCCAGGAGCAGAATTGGGCAAATCAGGATGGGTTTTCTTCTTGAGCAAACATTATCTTGGGACACTTtggaataattttctcttttcatcttttgcCATTTGAAGGAAACTGGGAGGTTAAATAATTCTCAGAACTCAGAAATTTCAAAGCTGTTCTAAAAATTCTTGACTGAGCCCCAGAGGAATAGAAAAGGGGTcaagttttttttcctccttataaCTTAGCTAAAGTTAGACCAAAACAAAAGAGACACTGGCACATTAATACTGGTTGACTGGGCACTTGTATGCAGTACTTATAGACCAGTAAAAGTGCTCGTTTACCTGTCTGGTGTGTAAGGGGCCCTTTGTCTTGAAGCCTCCTTGGGAGCTGCACTCTGAGGCACTGAAGTGATCTGAACTAGTGGAGGAGCGTTTGGAAAGGGTGTCACAGCCCCCAACAAAGGTGTTGTCCAAAGGGAGCTCCTGAATGACATGGTGCTTTTTCACGGATACTGGAGTGTCTGGTTTGAGATGAAAAGCAGGCTGTGGGGAGGCAGATTTGTAGTGCTTGGCCAGGTCAGGACTGTTAGGCTTGAAGGTGGTCGGAGGTGCGGGGCCCCAGTCAAATCGTCCTATACTTTGTTCTTCCAGCTCAGCAGGCAGGCTGATGGTCCCATTGATAGGTTCATGAACCGCATCATCAGGTTTGGACTCTTCGATAGTAACAAAGTTCAAGAGAGAACTCTtgggggactttcttttcttccgtttctttttcttgttttgtttattctcttgGTTTGGGGACATCCACTCAGCACCTTGCTTGCTCCTCTGAGCTGCTTTGAACCTCGACGCATGGCGACAGCGCACCAGAACAGTGACAAAGATCACAACGATGACCACCATGGCCCCCGCGACGATGGCAATCATGATGGTGAGATAGTCCTCGTTTTGGTAGGGTTGGCTACTATCTCCAATGTTCCTGTCCAGTGGGGTCTCCATAGTCCTGCGGATCAAGTCATAGATATACGAGGCATTTCCAGCAGTATCATTTACATAAAGAAATACTAGCACGAGAGTGTGCAAAGCCTTAGGGTACCCCAGGTCACTTATGTTGACCACCAGGCGGTGCAGGCCCACATCAGTAGGTGCTGGCTTCTCTTCTAGAGTGATATTGCCCGTTACTGGATCAATCCGAAACAATCCTTTATTGTTCCCGCTCACTATGGTGTACTTAAGTTCTGCATTCATGCCAGTATCAATATCCACGGCAAAAACTTCTGCAACCACGGAACCAGGAATGGCTGAGAGGGGCACCAACTTAAATGAGGTGTTGGATGGTGGAGAAATGACAACTGGACTGTTGTCATTGACATCCATGACATTGATGGTTACTTTCGCTGTAGAGGACCGAGGTGGCTGTCCTCCATCAGTGGCTTTGACATCAAACGTGTAGGAACTCTGCTGCTCTCGGTCAAAGGAGACATTTGACTTTATGACTCCCGAATAGGGATCCAACACGAAATTTTCATTGTCATTTAGAATGGAAAGAGTCACGGCTTTATTCTCTCCGGCGTCTTCATCTGTCACTGTGATTACTCCCACAGTACTATACTTTGGCAGATTCTCCGAcacaaaaaactgaaaatgattATGAGTAAACTTGGGGCTATTGTCATTCTCATCCAGAACAGTAACTATCACTGCTGCTTGGCTTTGGAGGGGAGGGGTCCCATTGTCCCTGGCAGTGACTGTAAAAATAAATCGCTCTTGTTCCTCCCTGTTAAATACTCTGGAGGCTGTCAAAACTCCTGTCTTTCTGTCCAGATCAAAGAAGGAGGCATTCGGTCCAAGCTGATAAACAATGTCTGCATTTTTCCCACTGTCTTCGTCTGTAGCACTAATAGTTGTTAAGTATAACCCACGTCGGTTGTTTTCAGAGACTGACAGCTCAATTACAGGCTGGTTGAAAATTGGTGGGTTGTCATTTTCATCCTCCAGCTTAACCCTTACCAGGGCAGTCTGATTCAAACTGGGCTTCCCAGAATCAGAGGCAACGATTTTAAAGCTGAATTCTTTGGTGCCCTCATAGTCCAGCAGAGAAGAAGTCTCTAGCAGATACTGGTTGTCATACACTGCCTTTAGATGAAACGGGACCTCTCTTTCAATGAAACAGATCACTTTGCCATTCACGTCTGTGTCCTTgtctgaaactgtaatcagggCAATCTTTGTATTGACTGGGTCTTTCTCAGACAGATACACCGTGCCATTGATGGGACTTATAATGTACCTGAGGTCTATGTTTGGAGGGTTATCATTTACATCGGTGACATTGATGGTCACTGTGGCTCTGGCAGGAGTGGAACTACCATCACTAGCCAACACTGTCACTTTGTGAATGGCTGTCTCTTCCCTATCTAaagacctctgaactgtaatcaGCCCAGTTGTGTTATTTAAAGCAAAGAGTCTTTTGGTTGCAGGGGCGACCTGGGCACCAAAAATGTACCGGATTTCAGCATTGCTGCCCACATCTGCATCAGTTGCATGGAGCTGAATCACAGAGGTCCCCACAGGAGCATTCTCGGGAATATGCACCTCTACTTGACCCTCTTTAAACACTGGCCTGTTGTCGTTCACATCACTTACAGTGACCTGCAGTATGGCTGTGCTGGATTTCTGTGGAGTACCACCATCCTCCACTTTGATTTTCATCACATAGGTATCTTTTTGTTCTCTGTCCAAGTTCTGCTGAACAATCAATTGCGGCCACTTCTCTCCCTCTGGAGTTTCCACGATATCCAGGCCAAAAACACTCTGCCCATTTAGCAATTCATAATGCTGCACCCCATTGAAGCCTGTGTCAGGGTCTGTGGCTGATGGGATTGGAAAGCGGCTGTTGATCAAAGTGTTTTCTGGAATGGAAATATTGATGACAGGAGACGGAAACATGGGGGCATTATCATTGGTATCCTTGACAATGATCTTGATTTTGATCAGCCTGAAAAAGTCATTGGGGAGGATCACCACCTCAAGTTCAAAGAAACACTCATTCTCCTCCGCATAAGAAGCTCCGGCgcagagtttctctctgtctaTTCTATTGGAGGTTGTGAAaatctccccagtgctgctggATACTTTCACCAGAGGGGCATCCCCAGCTTTAGAAACCagtctgtagacaaggctggcacTGGTCCCTGTGGCAGCATTGATGTGAGAAATGTTCAAGTCCTTTGGTATATTTCCTATGGGCACATTTTCAGGCAATTCCTCTCTAATAGTGTAAATAAGTTCTTGAGCTATAGCCGAATCCAGCCTTAAACAGGCAATCAGAGCAGCCAACAGATAAAAATCCCTCAGGTCCATGataatatatttctttcctttccttggatTTTAGAGTTTAAAGGTTTCCACTGAGGGATGATGCACGGGTAGCAAGAGGAAGCGTGCATGGACTGGAGGAGGCATTACATCTCATCTCTTATTTGGAGACAGTCACTGTCAACACAATTGTACAGACAATATTATTCTTCGGTAAATGAAAACACAGTCACAAAACACTGAAGCACATTCTCGCTGCATATTAGTAAACATGGCAGTTCGCTCTGCCACACTTTGCAACTTAACTCCGTGGCCAAAAGCACTGACAATCCCTTGCTTGTTGCATTTGcccagagaaaatgaaattcatcTACTTTTGAAATTAAGGACAGCACCTATTTTTACCTGGATTTCCCCcgcgctgttttttttttttctttttcttttttcagaacaCTGTTTAATTCAAAGCATGAATTCTTGttctgctcctcccctcccccagctttacCCATCTCCTGGTCTCTAGCCCACCTCCCCCAGCTGTCTGAGGTGGAAGTGAAAAACCCCAAGTATTTAGCTCTGATTGCTGCCAACTGCTTTGTCACATGTTAGAGAtgatgtgttttcttctctgtcacactgagtcatctctccctctcaaaagactgcttttccttcctcccagttCTTCAACTGTCTTCTAATCCATCCTTCCTGGGAAATGAGCATCCGGACATGCTGCTGCAGCGGCAGAAGCAGGAGTCGCCGGCCACTACGTATTCTTATTGCCTCAAAGCACGAAACCAAGACTTCACATTTCTTACTCAGAGcctgccctcctttctccatGAATCCACATTGCCCCCACCGAGAGAAATAAACACactaaaacttttgaaaaaacGTATGATAATCGACAATTGCTTGCCATAGAGGTGAACCAGTGTGTCGGGATGGAAGTGAAACACAGCCAACATTCCTATGTAACAGcacaatatttttcttctgagcatacgagagaaaaataaaatgcagtttcTTAATCCCGATGCCTCATTATCCTATTAGTAACATTTGCTACACATAAATACCGCAACCCGGTAACACACGTAAAAGAACTTCCGCTCAGATGCCCCTCTAACTGCAGTTTAAATGGGTGCAAGGCTCTAGACAGCTACCCACTGGAGTAGGACTGGTCAGTTCCCAGGCTCTAATCTTATCTGCATTAGGCTCACAGTAGCTGATGCCCGCGATTAGTTCCAACAGAGTGGTGCAGGTGGGGTTGCAGATACAAGCCCGTAGGTGAGCTCTGCCCCAGCCGACTACCCAATTACAAACACCCCACGTCTACACCGAGGACATAACTAAACACGGCATTTCCAATTGTGCATGCGAAACTTTACACTTACGTTAGTTGTCTCAACCTTTTCCCTTTCCCGGTAGGCTGCAGTTAAGAAGGATTTGTTCCAACACATAGAAAGCCATGCATCTGGTAGCACCAGTTTGGGGAGAATTCAGAAGCAGCAAAACGTTTCCTCCTTGTAAAATGTGTGGCTGCGGGCTGGCAAATTAGCAACTCCCGAGAACAAATTCACAGATTTGTCGTTAGTCATTCTCTCCACATTTCCTCGCTACTGCTATTACCCACTGGGTCTGGGCTCTTCTGGTATTTAACACACACCACATCCACTTGCACTTCTTCAGCTCGGGAGTATATCCCACAACAACCAGCCTACCATTTGCATCCGATGGCAGTACTGCTCAAGTCTCTAACTTCTGGTAGGAAACGCCAGAGTTGGGTGATggtgatttttctggctcttgtCCCGGGGTGCCAATTGCCCGACAAATTCTTAATCCGTGAGCTCTTTCGCGCTTCGGAGACTGAGGCTCTCCCTCCTACATCGCATACTCTTCTCGTTCCCTTCTCATCTGCCCCCCTcgccttctccctctcctctctctcctctctctgaacTGAATTTCTTGATATAACTCTCAATAAGCCCAGAGGGAGGGCGTGACGGCCGAAGCCCCGCCCCGGGGTTCTGATTGGCTAGCATCTTGCAGTGCGGGAGGCTGCAGAGTCTGCGGGAGGGGGTGCGAAACAAGGCGCTGACTGtctccagcctccccctcccagcGTCCCTCGGCAGCCTCGAAAACCTGGAGAACTGATCCTGGCCCCGGGAGAGATGCCTTCCAGGACGCTCACTGAGCATGCCCGGCAGAGGCCAGCACGGGGTGGGCGGGGGGGNNNNNNNNNNNNNNNNNNNNNNNNNNNNNNNNNNNNNNNNNNNNNNNNNNNNNNNNNNNNNNNNNNNNNNNNNNNNNNNNNNNNNNNNNNNNNNNNNNNNNNNNNNNNNNNNNNNNNNNNNNNNNNNNNNNNNNNNNNNNNNNNNtttttttt
This DNA window, taken from Microtus ochrogaster isolate Prairie Vole_2 unplaced genomic scaffold, MicOch1.0 UNK2, whole genome shotgun sequence, encodes the following:
- the Pcdh9 gene encoding protocadherin-9 isoform X4; the protein is MDLRDFYLLAALIACLRLDSAIAQELIYTIREELPENVPIGNIPKDLNISHINAATGTSASLVYRLVSKAGDAPLVKVSSSTGEIFTTSNRIDREKLCAGASYAEENECFFELEVVILPNDFFRLIKIKIIVKDTNDNAPMFPSPVINISIPENTLINSRFPIPSATDPDTGFNGVQHYELLNGQSVFGLDIVETPEGEKWPQLIVQQNLDREQKDTYVMKIKVEDGGTPQKSSTAILQVTVSDVNDNRPVFKEGQVEVHIPENAPVGTSVIQLHATDADVGSNAEIRYIFGAQVAPATKRLFALNNTTGLITVQRSLDREETAIHKVTVLASDGSSTPARATVTINVTDVNDNPPNIDLRYIISPINGTVYLSEKDPVNTKIALITVSDKDTDVNGKVICFIEREVPFHLKAVYDNQYLLETSSLLDYEGTKEFSFKIVASDSGKPSLNQTALVRVKLEDENDNPPIFNQPVIELSVSENNRRGLYLTTISATDEDSGKNADIVYQLGPNASFFDLDRKTGVLTASRVFNREEQERFIFTVTARDNGTPPLQSQAAVIVTVLDENDNSPKFTHNHFQFFVSENLPKYSTVGVITVTDEDAGENKAVTLSILNDNENFVLDPYSGVIKSNVSFDREQQSSYTFDVKATDGGQPPRSSTAKVTINVMDVNDNSPVVISPPSNTSFKLVPLSAIPGSVVAEVFAVDIDTGMNAELKYTIVSGNNKGLFRIDPVTGNITLEEKPAPTDVGLHRLVVNISDLGYPKALHTLVLVFLYVNDTAGNASYIYDLIRRTMETPLDRNIGDSSQPYQNEDYLTIMIAIVAGAMVVIVVIFVTVLVRCRHASRFKAAQRSKQGAEWMSPNQENKQNKKKKRKKRKSPKSSLLNFVTIEESKPDDAVHEPINGTISLPAELEEQSIGRFDWGPAPPTTFKPNSPDLAKHYKSASPQPAFHLKPDTPVSVKKHHVIQELPLDNTFVGGCDTLSKRSSTSSDHFSASECSSQGGFKTKGPLHTRQPQDEFYDQASPDKRTEADGNSDPNSDGPLGPRGLAEATEMCTQECLVLGHSDNCWMPPGLGPYQHPKSPLSTFAPQKEWVKKDKLVNGHTLTRAWKEDTNRNQFNDRKQYGSNEGHFNNGSHMADIPLANLKSYKQAGGTIESPKEHQL
- the Pcdh9 gene encoding protocadherin-9 isoform X3, which encodes MDLRDFYLLAALIACLRLDSAIAQELIYTIREELPENVPIGNIPKDLNISHINAATGTSASLVYRLVSKAGDAPLVKVSSSTGEIFTTSNRIDREKLCAGASYAEENECFFELEVVILPNDFFRLIKIKIIVKDTNDNAPMFPSPVINISIPENTLINSRFPIPSATDPDTGFNGVQHYELLNGQSVFGLDIVETPEGEKWPQLIVQQNLDREQKDTYVMKIKVEDGGTPQKSSTAILQVTVSDVNDNRPVFKEGQVEVHIPENAPVGTSVIQLHATDADVGSNAEIRYIFGAQVAPATKRLFALNNTTGLITVQRSLDREETAIHKVTVLASDGSSTPARATVTINVTDVNDNPPNIDLRYIISPINGTVYLSEKDPVNTKIALITVSDKDTDVNGKVICFIEREVPFHLKAVYDNQYLLETSSLLDYEGTKEFSFKIVASDSGKPSLNQTALVRVKLEDENDNPPIFNQPVIELSVSENNRRGLYLTTISATDEDSGKNADIVYQLGPNASFFDLDRKTGVLTASRVFNREEQERFIFTVTARDNGTPPLQSQAAVIVTVLDENDNSPKFTHNHFQFFVSENLPKYSTVGVITVTDEDAGENKAVTLSILNDNENFVLDPYSGVIKSNVSFDREQQSSYTFDVKATDGGQPPRSSTAKVTINVMDVNDNSPVVISPPSNTSFKLVPLSAIPGSVVAEVFAVDIDTGMNAELKYTIVSGNNKGLFRIDPVTGNITLEEKPAPTDVGLHRLVVNISDLGYPKALHTLVLVFLYVNDTAGNASYIYDLIRRTMETPLDRNIGDSSQPYQNEDYLTIMIAIVAGAMVVIVVIFVTVLVRCRHASRFKAAQRSKQGAEWMSPNQENKQNKKKKRKKRKSPKSSLLNFVTIEESKPDDAVHEPINGTISLPAELEEQSIGRFDWGPAPPTTFKPNSPDLAKHYKSASPQPAFHLKPDTPVSVKKHHVIQELPLDNTFVGGCDTLSKRSSTSSDHFSASECSSQGGFKTKGPLHTRQCNSHNKSDTIPVTHQQCPSSTDFHIRENEESHSEPQDEFYDQASPDKRTEADGNSDPNSDGPLGPRGLAEATEMCTQECLVLGHSDNCWMPPGLGPYQHPKSPLSTFAPQKEWVKKDKLVNGHTLTRAWKEDTNRNQFNDRKQYGSNEGHFNNGSHMADIPLANLKSYKQAGGTIESPKEHQL